Sequence from the Bacillota bacterium genome:
TCAAGGATCTCTCTTCCGCCCATATACTTTCTCTGAGGGCGCTGCTTGAGAACAGAATTACACGGGCAGTATACAATCTTGGCAACGAACGTGGGTACTCGGTCAAAGAAGTTATCGACATGGCGAAAAAAATCACCGGCAAAAACATCAGTTACCAGGTTGGCTCCAGAAGAAAAGGGGACCCCTCGGTGCTGGTAGCCAGTTCGCGGAAAATCAAAAAAGATCTGGGCTGGACCCCGCTGTTTTCCGATCTGTCCACCATCATCGATACTGCATGGCGTTGGCACAAAAACAATCCGGAGGGTTTCCGCGACTGACCATCCGCCAATACCATTTTGCACTCACTTTTCTTCCATCAACCTTGTTGATGAACCGTCGGCCGCCGGAGTTACGTAAAACAGGGGCTTCCCGGGCAAAACCCTTTTCGTCCCATCCAGGATTTGCCGTTGAAGTCCGGTGACCCGATCTTTTTCAACCAGAGCCACGGCGCAGCCGCCGAACCCGGCACCTGTCATTCTGGCCCCCATTACCCCATCATAATTTTGCGCGGCATCGACAATGGCATCCAGCTCCCTGCAGCTAACTTCAAATAGATCGCGCAGGCCGCGGTGGGAGGAGTTCATGAGTCTTCCGAAGGAGAACATATCCTTGTCGATCAGAGCCCTCACCGCATCCTTGACCCTCCCGTTTTCTTCAAGAACATACAGGCTTCTCCGGAACAGGGTATCCGGCATCATGGGGCGGGCTTCATTCAATTCATCAAGGGTAACATCCCGCAAGGATTCTTTGGGTCTGGCCGTGATGGCTGCAATCATGGATAAAGCTTCCTCACACTCCTTGCGGCGGCGATTGTATTCAGAATGGGCAAGACTTCTCCTGACACGACTGTCGATGATCATGAAAGTATATTTGCTCTGATCAACCGGTACCGTTTCAAAATCCCGGCTGCGGCAATCAATAAAAAGAGCGTGACCCGGCGCTGACAGGGCTGAAGCAAATTGATCCATGATGCCGCACATCACTCCTACATATTCATTTTCCGCTTTCTGACAGATCAAAGCCAATTCTCGCCTGTCAATTTCAATATCGCTCAGAGATGTAAATGCCGATGCCGCGGCCACCTCCAGCGCTGCCGAGGAACTCAAACCAGCACCTATGGGAATATTTCCCCCGAAGGAAAGGTCGGCTCCACGGATCTCATACCCCTTTTTCATCAACGCCCAGCAAACCCCTTCAATGTAGCTCCACCACCTTATCTTTTGGCGCGGCTTCAGTTCGGCAAGAGAAAAAGTATATTTTTCACCTTTATCCAGAGCGTGGGCGTGCACCTCACCATCCTCGCGCCCGGTTGCTACCACCGTGATGCCCATGTTTACAGCCATTGGCAGAACAAAGCCCAGGTTGTAATCGGTATGTTCCCCGATGAGGTTTACCCTTCCAGGAGCCCTTGCCACGATTTTCAA
This genomic interval carries:
- the galK gene encoding galactokinase, translated to MKIVARAPGRVNLIGEHTDYNLGFVLPMAVNMGITVVATGREDGEVHAHALDKGEKYTFSLAELKPRQKIRWWSYIEGVCWALMKKGYEIRGADLSFGGNIPIGAGLSSSAALEVAAASAFTSLSDIEIDRRELALICQKAENEYVGVMCGIMDQFASALSAPGHALFIDCRSRDFETVPVDQSKYTFMIIDSRVRRSLAHSEYNRRRKECEEALSMIAAITARPKESLRDVTLDELNEARPMMPDTLFRRSLYVLEENGRVKDAVRALIDKDMFSFGRLMNSSHRGLRDLFEVSCRELDAIVDAAQNYDGVMGARMTGAGFGGCAVALVEKDRVTGLQRQILDGTKRVLPGKPLFYVTPAADGSSTRLMEEK